One region of Streptomyces rishiriensis genomic DNA includes:
- a CDS encoding DUF5133 domain-containing protein produces the protein MIVPDPKVARTLLTRYATLRIAQAEWDRPETARELKDVTYTLCVLMGTPDVREAVAAADALLESAAAVPARDPESGLSLAV, from the coding sequence GTGATCGTGCCGGACCCGAAGGTCGCCAGGACATTGCTGACCCGGTACGCGACGCTGAGGATCGCTCAGGCGGAGTGGGACAGGCCGGAGACGGCTCGTGAACTGAAGGACGTGACGTACACCCTGTGCGTGCTGATGGGCACGCCCGACGTCCGTGAGGCGGTCGCCGCGGCGGACGCCCTCCTCGAGTCCGCGGCGGCCGTGCCGGCGCGGGACCCGGAGAGCGGACTGTCCCTGGCCGTCTGA
- the tgmB gene encoding ATP-grasp ribosomal peptide maturase: MTVLILTCEEDVTADMVVVHLNAAGVPVVRLDPADLTHSVALSGEFVHGAFRGHLSSAGRLVSLDGLRSVWVRRPGAAAARAAQPSAWLTEEASQALYGMLRGTGARWMNHPDAARRARHKPWQLRLAQLSGLPVPATIVTTFPQAAREFADRYPDLVVKPVSGAHPQDPPRAVPTTRVPPGADFAAVAYGPTLLQRRVAKRADIRLTAVGDRILAARKETASGGDPDVVDVRWSPSTAPWRPADVPPRLAEAVLRYLREAELAYGAFDFAEDADGTWWFLECNQSGQFGFVEVDTGQPIARTIAQWLAGASPEHDTRQADPCGSTAS; this comes from the coding sequence ATGACCGTGCTCATCCTTACCTGTGAAGAGGACGTCACGGCGGACATGGTGGTCGTGCACCTGAACGCCGCGGGCGTCCCCGTCGTCCGGCTTGACCCGGCCGACCTGACCCACTCCGTCGCGCTCTCCGGCGAGTTCGTGCACGGCGCCTTCCGGGGGCACCTGTCGTCCGCCGGACGGCTGGTGAGCCTCGACGGGCTGCGATCGGTGTGGGTCCGGCGGCCCGGCGCGGCCGCGGCCCGCGCGGCACAGCCGTCCGCGTGGCTCACGGAAGAGGCCTCACAGGCGCTGTACGGGATGCTCCGCGGTACCGGGGCACGCTGGATGAACCACCCGGACGCGGCCCGGCGCGCCCGGCACAAGCCCTGGCAGCTACGGCTCGCGCAGCTCAGCGGGCTGCCCGTGCCGGCCACGATCGTCACCACGTTCCCGCAGGCGGCCCGCGAGTTCGCGGACCGCTACCCGGACCTGGTCGTCAAGCCGGTGTCCGGGGCACATCCGCAGGATCCGCCCCGCGCGGTACCCACCACCCGGGTCCCGCCGGGCGCGGACTTCGCCGCCGTCGCCTACGGTCCGACGCTGCTCCAGCGCCGGGTGGCCAAGCGGGCCGACATCCGGCTGACCGCGGTCGGCGACCGCATTCTGGCCGCTCGCAAGGAGACGGCTTCCGGCGGCGACCCCGACGTGGTCGACGTGCGCTGGTCTCCCTCCACCGCACCGTGGCGTCCCGCCGACGTCCCGCCGCGCCTCGCCGAGGCCGTGCTCCGGTATCTGCGCGAGGCGGAACTGGCGTACGGGGCCTTCGACTTCGCGGAGGACGCCGACGGGACGTGGTGGTTCCTGGAGTGCAACCAGTCCGGTCAGTTCGGCTTCGTGGAGGTGGACACCGGGCAGCCGATCGCCCGTACCATCGCGCAATGGCTGGCCGGGGCGTCCCCGGAGCACGACACCCGGCAGGCCGACCCGTGCGGCTCCACCGCCTCGTGA
- the tgmA gene encoding putative ATP-grasp-modified RiPP, with amino-acid sequence MQPFTLNYARPAAELEFSTPYAYDPGMQLNVLLDGRIAARDHALLRELGTTTSTAGSKTHFDD; translated from the coding sequence ATGCAACCGTTCACGCTCAACTACGCACGCCCAGCGGCCGAGTTGGAGTTCAGCACTCCGTACGCCTATGACCCCGGAATGCAGTTGAACGTACTCCTCGACGGCCGGATCGCCGCTCGTGACCACGCCCTCCTGAGAGAGCTCGGGACGACGACCTCGACGGCGGGCTCCAAGACCCACTTCGACGACTGA
- a CDS encoding DUF1232 domain-containing protein, whose protein sequence is MDAPTTLVVVAVLAAAALFAVAAVVFVRLVRARRGLRRAGLPTGPRWVFWGAVLYFVLPTDVLPDPVYLDDIGVLLLALRSLRHTPADAAERLSD, encoded by the coding sequence GTGGATGCGCCAACCACGCTCGTCGTCGTCGCGGTGCTGGCGGCCGCGGCCCTGTTCGCCGTGGCCGCCGTCGTGTTCGTGCGTCTGGTCCGCGCCCGCCGGGGCCTGCGACGAGCGGGGCTTCCGACCGGGCCGCGCTGGGTGTTCTGGGGTGCGGTCCTGTACTTCGTGCTGCCCACCGACGTACTGCCGGACCCCGTCTACCTCGACGACATCGGTGTCCTTCTGCTGGCCCTGCGTTCCCTGCGCCACACCCCCGCCGACGCCGCCGAACGCCTCTCCGACTGA